From one candidate division WOR-3 bacterium genomic stretch:
- a CDS encoding prepilin-type N-terminal cleavage/methylation domain-containing protein translates to MQFFNHHLRTSNKNFTQKDRRSGMTLVELMVSLVILMIVLGAVYSILNLQQTKSIQVTRTTVLQTDAQVAFTLVKWDLLLAGLGYPYELQDALQLANVGSDATLKGVGLGFEMNRTQWSYLLDNVDGSTLPVRRWDDSLANFQIGDTIIVINEVRKAMYQGLIITGIDTFTYYDPIWNTPTHGFRLHIGPSITARAGLMVFRRNSDTYNTGLTYNLAGDTLMRGNEALLTNVEAIQFRYGIDTDGDGIVDSWGANNNPPFNANYVNKWAVRFTMVVSSDAMAGYETLEDSVTIENDPPYTYPLDFNQKRSKRAILSSIVYPQNLQPPEGL, encoded by the coding sequence ATGCAATTTTTCAACCATCATTTGAGAACTTCGAATAAGAATTTCACACAAAAGGATCGCAGGTCCGGCATGACACTTGTTGAGTTGATGGTCTCCCTGGTCATTCTGATGATAGTTCTTGGTGCAGTCTATTCGATTCTCAACCTGCAACAAACAAAATCCATTCAGGTAACGCGGACCACTGTACTACAGACCGATGCACAGGTTGCATTCACGCTTGTGAAGTGGGATCTGCTGCTCGCCGGGCTTGGTTATCCATACGAGCTACAGGATGCACTGCAATTGGCGAACGTTGGTTCAGATGCCACACTCAAGGGAGTTGGCCTCGGTTTCGAGATGAATCGCACACAGTGGAGTTATCTGCTCGACAATGTCGATGGTTCGACCCTGCCGGTACGGAGATGGGACGATAGCCTCGCCAATTTTCAGATCGGTGATACGATAATTGTAATAAACGAAGTACGCAAGGCAATGTACCAGGGTTTGATCATCACGGGTATAGACACATTCACATATTACGACCCGATATGGAACACCCCGACCCATGGATTCCGTCTGCATATCGGACCTTCAATAACCGCACGTGCCGGGCTCATGGTCTTTAGACGTAACTCTGATACGTACAACACCGGACTGACATACAACCTAGCGGGTGACACTCTGATGCGCGGCAATGAAGCGCTCTTGACCAATGTTGAAGCAATTCAGTTCCGTTATGGTATCGATACTGATGGTGATGGCATAGTCGATTCCTGGGGTGCAAATAATAATCCGCCGTTCAATGCGAACTATGTTAACAAATGGGCAGTACGTTTTACCATGGTCGTGTCATCTGACGCCATGGCCGGATACGAGACACTCGAAGATTCCGTGACCATTGAAAACGATCCACCATACACTTACCCGCTCGACTTTAATCAAAAACGCAGTAAACGCGCGATACTCAGCAGCATTGTCTATCCTCAGAACCTACAACCACCGGAGGGATTATGA